A stretch of Cyanobacterium sp. HL-69 DNA encodes these proteins:
- the feoA gene encoding ferrous iron uptake system component FeoA translates to MNLVPLSSLNYQQRAIVDHIVTGNHGKLLVNRLQAMGLVAGTSVKILRKFWLKGPLQVQVGITTVIAIRRIEADLIMVKIT, encoded by the coding sequence ATGAATCTTGTTCCTTTATCCTCACTAAATTACCAGCAAAGGGCGATCGTTGATCATATCGTTACAGGAAACCACGGTAAATTGCTCGTAAATAGACTTCAAGCCATGGGTTTGGTAGCGGGTACCTCCGTTAAAATACTGCGTAAATTTTGGCTCAAAGGCCCATTACAGGTACAAGTGGGAATCACTACAGTTATTGCTATCCGTAGAATAGAAGCAGATCTGATCATGGTTAAAATAACATGA
- the feoB gene encoding ferrous iron uptake system component FeoB has product MQTCHSAIKTVSGNAQKRIILIGQPNTGKSTFFNTLTGMNAYVGNWPGITVDLLQAEIDIQGQTVEIVDLPGIYDLEGFSEDESIVQRFLADFPIDLVLLIVNASQIDRQLNLILQLKALGLPCMVMLNMADEAKRYGIEINQEKLEQKLGLPIFLISAKYNKGITPVLNKINSVISEKKESFQLENINNFFQDNPINNQERMDIFLEAVKMPSEEVRTFTEKLDNILLHPVFGIPIFFASMLGVFFLIWYLGLPSQDVIDMATTWMSEQIIKPIIFPFPDIIQSFLLNGVWLGVATVASFVPLIVIFFFVMAAVEDSGYLSRSAYLMDAFMAKMGLDGRAFVMQMMGFGCNVPALMGTRIIRSRPMRMLSMLIIPFALCSARLAVFVFIIGAIFPINLGPFVLFFLYILSFVASFLVAFVFSKTEQFKSKEPFVIELPPYRLPTAKQVLLRGWGEVKEFLRRATNFIIIGCVAVWFLTYFPENATGLDTWGGQLGVFLAPIMEPIGINPFLTLSLIFGFIAKEIVVGSFATIYGMGTSALTAQFALTIAPSSAISFCVFCLLYTPCLTTVATVKAESKSWGFTIFSLIFSLAYAWGMAFIFYRGALFLGFK; this is encoded by the coding sequence ATGCAAACTTGTCACTCGGCGATTAAAACTGTTTCTGGTAACGCCCAAAAAAGAATTATCCTCATCGGGCAACCCAACACGGGTAAATCTACTTTTTTTAACACTCTCACGGGGATGAATGCCTATGTAGGAAACTGGCCTGGTATTACCGTTGATTTGTTACAAGCAGAGATAGATATTCAAGGGCAAACCGTGGAAATTGTTGATTTACCTGGTATTTATGATTTAGAGGGTTTTTCTGAGGATGAATCCATTGTGCAAAGGTTTTTAGCGGATTTTCCCATTGATTTAGTGTTGTTGATTGTCAATGCGTCCCAGATAGATCGACAGTTAAACCTTATTTTACAATTAAAAGCCCTTGGGTTGCCTTGTATGGTGATGTTAAATATGGCAGATGAGGCAAAGCGTTATGGTATCGAAATAAATCAAGAAAAGTTAGAACAGAAATTAGGGCTTCCTATATTCTTAATTAGTGCGAAATATAACAAAGGAATTACTCCTGTTTTAAACAAGATAAATAGTGTAATTTCTGAAAAAAAAGAGTCTTTTCAATTAGAGAATATTAATAATTTTTTCCAAGATAATCCTATTAATAATCAAGAAAGAATGGATATTTTTTTAGAGGCTGTCAAGATGCCCTCGGAGGAAGTTAGAACCTTTACTGAAAAACTAGATAATATTTTACTCCATCCTGTTTTTGGTATTCCTATCTTTTTTGCTTCTATGTTGGGGGTATTCTTTCTTATCTGGTATTTAGGTTTACCATCCCAAGATGTCATCGACATGGCTACTACTTGGATGAGTGAACAAATTATCAAGCCTATTATCTTCCCATTCCCCGATATTATTCAAAGTTTTTTACTCAATGGAGTATGGCTTGGGGTGGCAACGGTGGCATCTTTTGTGCCTTTAATTGTAATTTTCTTTTTTGTGATGGCAGCGGTGGAGGATAGCGGTTATTTATCTCGCTCGGCTTATCTGATGGATGCTTTCATGGCAAAAATGGGGCTTGACGGTAGGGCATTTGTAATGCAAATGATGGGGTTTGGCTGTAACGTTCCTGCTTTGATGGGTACGAGAATTATTCGCTCTCGCCCTATGCGGATGTTATCCATGTTAATTATTCCTTTTGCTTTATGTTCGGCAAGGTTAGCGGTTTTTGTTTTTATAATTGGGGCTATTTTTCCGATAAATTTAGGTCCTTTTGTCTTATTTTTTCTCTATATTCTTAGTTTTGTGGCTAGTTTTTTGGTGGCTTTTGTATTTAGCAAAACGGAACAATTTAAAAGTAAAGAGCCTTTTGTCATTGAGTTACCCCCCTACAGATTACCCACTGCAAAACAAGTTTTATTGAGAGGATGGGGAGAGGTAAAAGAGTTTTTGCGTCGTGCGACAAATTTTATTATTATCGGTTGTGTGGCGGTATGGTTTTTAACTTATTTCCCTGAAAATGCAACGGGTTTGGATACTTGGGGCGGACAGTTGGGGGTATTTTTAGCACCAATAATGGAACCCATCGGCATCAATCCTTTTTTGACTTTATCTTTGATTTTTGGTTTTATTGCAAAGGAGATTGTGGTGGGTTCTTTTGCTACTATTTACGGTATGGGTACATCGGCGTTAACGGCTCAGTTTGCTTTAACTATTGCCCCTAGTAGCGCCATTAGTTTTTGTGTTTTTTGTTTACTTTATACTCCTTGTTTAACTACGGTTGCCACGGTAAAGGCTGAGTCGAAGTCGTGGGGGTTTACTATATTTTCCCTTATTTTTTCTCTTGCTTATGCTTGGGGGATGGCATTTATTTTTTATAGAGGAGCTTTGTTTTTGGGGTTTAAGTAG
- a CDS encoding group IS1341 transposase, protein MLNLSYEYKLSTTKIQIEQIEHTLGVCRSIWNFALRERMDWSNSRKSRINSCSIQREYIIPADTPYPNYHVQAKALTKARKENPTLASVNAQVEQQVLRTLERAFLDRERKGLGYPRFKKHSRMRSFVFPQMLKNCIDGNRIKLPQLGWVKFRQSRPIPNGFVVKQARIVRKATGYFVVLSLQSDVDIPQPLPHGHPKGIDIGFISAVVTSDNESIPRPRFLNKYSRELKRLQRMLKKKQKGSCGWKKLQKRIARLHFQTTCHRKDYHFKLSHHLVKDAGMIFVEDINFRMWQRSFLSRSSADFGFGQFVNILEWVAFRTDTYFSKVDHRFTSQECPECGARTGKKDLRERVHECPECGYITGRDHASALVVRNRGLDLVAVGQPVPKKASRDGRNGGEFTRLVTNL, encoded by the coding sequence ATGCTAAACCTTTCCTACGAATACAAACTCAGTACAACAAAAATCCAAATCGAGCAAATAGAACATACCCTTGGGGTGTGTCGTTCAATCTGGAATTTTGCACTGAGGGAGAGAATGGATTGGTCAAATTCGAGAAAGTCAAGGATAAATTCTTGTTCAATCCAACGAGAGTACATAATACCTGCGGATACACCCTACCCTAATTATCATGTTCAAGCCAAGGCTCTAACTAAAGCGAGAAAGGAAAACCCTACATTAGCTTCTGTCAATGCACAGGTAGAACAGCAGGTTTTAAGAACCCTGGAGAGAGCTTTTTTAGATCGTGAACGCAAAGGATTAGGGTATCCACGTTTCAAAAAGCATAGTCGGATGAGGTCATTTGTTTTTCCTCAAATGCTTAAAAATTGCATTGACGGGAATAGAATTAAATTACCCCAATTAGGTTGGGTTAAGTTTCGACAATCTCGCCCAATTCCTAATGGTTTCGTGGTAAAACAAGCTCGTATAGTTAGAAAAGCTACAGGATATTTTGTAGTATTGTCATTGCAATCAGATGTGGATATTCCTCAACCATTACCCCATGGTCATCCTAAAGGTATTGATATAGGTTTTATCTCAGCGGTGGTGACATCAGATAATGAATCCATCCCTAGACCTAGATTCTTAAATAAGTATTCACGGGAGTTGAAAAGACTACAACGAATGCTCAAAAAGAAACAAAAAGGGTCTTGTGGATGGAAAAAGTTACAAAAACGTATCGCTCGTTTACATTTTCAGACTACTTGCCATCGCAAAGATTACCATTTTAAACTTTCTCACCACTTAGTGAAGGATGCAGGGATGATATTTGTCGAGGATATAAATTTCCGAATGTGGCAAAGGTCATTCTTGTCAAGGTCTAGTGCTGATTTTGGTTTTGGACAGTTTGTTAATATCTTGGAATGGGTAGCTTTCCGAACAGATACTTACTTTTCCAAAGTAGATCATCGTTTCACAAGCCAAGAGTGTCCTGAATGTGGTGCTAGAACAGGGAAAAAAGACTTAAGGGAACGAGTACACGAATGTCCTGAGTGTGGTTATATCACAGGACGAGATCATGCTTCTGCCCTAGTGGTTAGAAATCGTGGTTTAGACTTAGTGGCGGTCGGACAGCCCGTCCCAAAAAAAGCTAGTAGAGATGGTCGCAACGGGGGCGAGTTTACTCGTCTAGTCACGA